The following coding sequences lie in one bacterium genomic window:
- a CDS encoding 4-hydroxy-3-methylbut-2-enyl diphosphate reductase — protein MSNEAILELKMNRKGFGLKNDIKEDLKDLYHSDIIEELKSAGYSKNFGTITIHLAREFGFCYGVDRAVELAYETRKRYPDKKIYLTTEIIHNPLVNTNLINMGVKFLSGPYKSAELDDVHPNDVVIVPAFGTTTSLLSQLVDKKCELVDTICASVIVVWKRVEKYAKEGFTAIVHGKYFHEETEATTSRVAAFKGGKYLVVFNETEAQYVCDYIVKGGNKQEFLQKFAKCMSDGFDPDTDLNKIGLANQTTMLSSESLKIAGMIKDTLVQKFGNDHLKDHFMSFDTICNATQDRQNAILEFKDKKPDLILVIGGYNSSNTNHLCEIAEKIAPTYHIDSAKCVESATLIKHKPFGQKHQIESKNWLPQGNISIGLTAGASTPNQELGETLKKILTFRL, from the coding sequence ATGAGTAATGAGGCTATTTTAGAGCTAAAAATGAACCGGAAGGGCTTTGGTTTAAAAAACGATATTAAAGAAGACTTAAAAGACCTTTATCACAGCGATATTATTGAAGAGCTTAAAAGCGCCGGTTACAGTAAAAATTTTGGAACTATTACCATCCATTTGGCCCGTGAATTTGGTTTTTGTTATGGAGTAGACCGTGCCGTGGAACTAGCCTACGAAACCCGTAAACGTTATCCCGATAAAAAAATTTATCTCACCACCGAAATTATTCACAACCCTTTAGTAAACACCAATCTCATCAACATGGGTGTTAAATTTTTGTCGGGGCCTTATAAAAGTGCAGAACTGGATGATGTACACCCAAACGACGTAGTGATTGTACCCGCTTTTGGCACAACAACATCGCTACTCTCTCAGCTTGTCGATAAAAAATGTGAACTGGTAGACACTATTTGCGCTTCGGTAATTGTAGTTTGGAAACGGGTAGAAAAATATGCCAAGGAAGGTTTTACGGCCATTGTACACGGTAAATATTTTCATGAAGAAACCGAAGCCACTACCTCGCGTGTGGCTGCCTTTAAAGGTGGTAAATATTTGGTGGTTTTTAACGAAACCGAAGCTCAGTATGTATGCGACTACATTGTAAAAGGCGGCAATAAACAAGAATTTTTACAAAAATTTGCCAAATGCATGTCGGATGGATTTGATCCCGATACCGATTTAAATAAAATTGGCCTAGCCAATCAAACCACCATGCTGTCTTCCGAATCTCTTAAAATTGCAGGCATGATTAAAGACACACTCGTGCAAAAATTTGGAAATGATCATTTAAAAGATCATTTTATGTCATTTGACACCATTTGTAATGCTACACAAGACCGTCAAAATGCCATTTTGGAATTTAAAGATAAAAAACCTGATCTTATTTTAGTGATTGGTGGCTATAATAGCTCTAACACCAATCATTTATGCGAAATTGCCGAAAAAATTGCGCCTACCTACCATATAGACAGCGCTAAATGCGTTGAATCGGCCACACTTATTAAGCACAAGCCTTTTGGGCAAAAACATCAAATTGAAAGTAAAAACTGGTTGCCTCAAGGCAATATTTCCATTGGTCTTACAGCCGGCGCTTCTACACCTAACCAAGAATTAGGAGAGACCTTAAAGAAGATTCTTACGTTTAGACTATGA